A window of the Bos indicus x Bos taurus breed Angus x Brahman F1 hybrid chromosome X, Bos_hybrid_MaternalHap_v2.0, whole genome shotgun sequence genome harbors these coding sequences:
- the PRDX4 gene encoding peroxiredoxin-4 isoform X1, producing the protein MEAPPPPPPLPATTLAPGRSRKLLLLPLLLFLLRAEAVRGFEAEERPRTREEECHFYAGGQVYPGEVSRVSVAEHSLHLSKAKISKPAPYWEGTAVINGEFKELKLTDYRGKYLVFFFYPLDFTFVCPTEIIAFGDRIDEFRSINTEVVACSVDSQFTHLAWINTPRRQGGLGSINIPLLADLNHQISKDYGVYLEDSGHTLRGLFIIDDKGILRQITLNDLPVGRSVDETLRLVQAFQYTDKHGEVCPAGWKPGSETIIPDPAGKLKYFDKLN; encoded by the exons ATggaggcgccgccgccgccgccgccgctaccCGCGACGACTCTGGCCCCTGGCCGGAGCCGAAAGCTCCTGCTACTACCTCTGCTGCTGTTCTTGCTGCGGGCCGAAGCTGTGCGGGGCTTCGAGGCGGAGGAGAGGCCCCGAACCCGCGAAGAGGAGTGCCACTTCTACGCGGGTGGCCAAGTGTACCCGGGAGAGGTGTCCCGGGTTTCGGTCGCCGAACACTCCCTGCACCTCAGCAAAGCCAAAA tttccAAGCCAGCACCTTATTGGGAAGGAACAGCTGTGATAAATGGAGAATTTAAGGAGCTCAAGTTAACTGATTATCGTGGGAAGTACCTGGTTTTTTTCTTCTACCCACTTGATTT cacTTTTGTGTGTCCAACTGAAATCATCGCCTTTGGTGATAGAATTGACGAATTCAGATCAATCAACACTGAAGTGGTAGCATGCTCTGTTGATTCACAGTTCACCCATTTGGCCTG GATTAATACTCCTCGAAGACAAGGAGGACTTGGGTCAATAAATATTCCACTTCTTGCGGATTTGAACCATCAGATCTCAAAGGACTATGGCGTATATCTGGAAGACTCAGGCCACACTCTTAG AGGTCTCTTCATTATTGATGACAAGGGAATCCTAAGACAGATTACTCTGAATGACCTTCCCGTGGGTAGATCCGTGGATGAGACACTACGTTTGGTTCAGGCATTCCAGTACACTGACAAACACGGAGAAG TCTGCCCTGCTGGTTGGAAACCTGGTAGTGAAACA ATAATCCCAGATCCAGCCGGAAAACTGAAGTATTTCGATAAGCTGAACTGA
- the PRDX4 gene encoding peroxiredoxin-4 isoform X2 has translation MEAPPPPPPLPATTLAPGRSRKLLLLPLLLFLLRAEAVRGFEAEERPRTREEECHFYAGGQVYPGEVSRVSVAEHSLHLSKAKISKPAPYWEGTAVINGEFKELKLTDYRGKYLVFFFYPLDFTFVCPTEIIAFGDRIDEFRSINTEVVACSVDSQFTHLAWINTPRRQGGLGSINIPLLADLNHQISKDYGVYLEDSGHTLRGLFIIDDKGILRQITLNDLPVGRSVDETLRLVQAFQYTDKHGEVCPAGWKPGSETIKPEDAMKAWWRREEL, from the exons ATggaggcgccgccgccgccgccgccgctaccCGCGACGACTCTGGCCCCTGGCCGGAGCCGAAAGCTCCTGCTACTACCTCTGCTGCTGTTCTTGCTGCGGGCCGAAGCTGTGCGGGGCTTCGAGGCGGAGGAGAGGCCCCGAACCCGCGAAGAGGAGTGCCACTTCTACGCGGGTGGCCAAGTGTACCCGGGAGAGGTGTCCCGGGTTTCGGTCGCCGAACACTCCCTGCACCTCAGCAAAGCCAAAA tttccAAGCCAGCACCTTATTGGGAAGGAACAGCTGTGATAAATGGAGAATTTAAGGAGCTCAAGTTAACTGATTATCGTGGGAAGTACCTGGTTTTTTTCTTCTACCCACTTGATTT cacTTTTGTGTGTCCAACTGAAATCATCGCCTTTGGTGATAGAATTGACGAATTCAGATCAATCAACACTGAAGTGGTAGCATGCTCTGTTGATTCACAGTTCACCCATTTGGCCTG GATTAATACTCCTCGAAGACAAGGAGGACTTGGGTCAATAAATATTCCACTTCTTGCGGATTTGAACCATCAGATCTCAAAGGACTATGGCGTATATCTGGAAGACTCAGGCCACACTCTTAG AGGTCTCTTCATTATTGATGACAAGGGAATCCTAAGACAGATTACTCTGAATGACCTTCCCGTGGGTAGATCCGTGGATGAGACACTACGTTTGGTTCAGGCATTCCAGTACACTGACAAACACGGAGAAG TCTGCCCTGCTGGTTGGAAACCTGGTAGTGAAACA ATCAAACCTGAAGATGCCATGAAAGCCTGGTGGCGAAGAGAAGAGTTATAA